A genomic stretch from Anomalospiza imberbis isolate Cuckoo-Finch-1a 21T00152 chromosome 9, ASM3175350v1, whole genome shotgun sequence includes:
- the PTGS2 gene encoding prostaglandin G/H synthase 2, which produces MPLLPLALLAALLAAGRAANPCCSNPCQNRGVCMTSGPDRYECDCTRTGYYGQNCTTPEFFTWLRLALKPSPNTVHYILTHFQGAWNIINNIPFLRDTIMRYVLTSRSHLIDSPPTYNSDYNYKSWEAYSNLSYYTRSLPPVGLDCPTPMGVKGKKELPDSKLIVEKFLLRRKFIPDPQGTNVMFTFFAQHFTHQFFKTDQKRGPAFTRALGHGVDLNHIYGETLERQLKLRLRKDGKLKYQMIDGEMYPPTVRDTQAEMLYPPHVPEHLRFSVGQEVFGLVPGLMMYATIWLREHNRVCDVLKHQHPEWDDEQLFQTARLILIGETIKIVIEDYVQHLSGYHFKLKFDPELLFNQRFQYQNRIAAEFNTLYHWHPLLPDTFQIHDQEYTFQQFLYNNSIMLEHGLSHMVKSFSKQSAGRVAGGKNVPAAVQKVAKASIDQSRQMRYQSLNEYRKRFMLKPFRSFEELTGEKEMAAELEELYGDIDAMELYPGLLVEKPRPGAIFGETMVEMGAPFSLKGLMGNAICSPEYWKPSTFGGKVGFDIVNTASLQKLICNNVKGCPFTAFHILPPEPTEATINVSTSKTAMEDINPTLLLKERSAEL; this is translated from the exons atgccgctgctgcccctggccctgctggccgCGCTGCTGGCCGCCGGCCGCGCCG CCAACCCTTGCTGCTCGAACCCCTGCCAGAACAGAGGCGTCTGCATGACCTCTGGGCCGGATCGCTACGAGTGCGACTGCACCAGGACGGGCTACTACGGGCAGAACTGCACCACGC CGGAATTCTTCACGTGGCTGAGGCTAGCACTGAAACCATCACCAAACACTGTCCACTACATCCTCACCCACTTCCAAGGAGCCTGGAATATCATCAACAACATTCCCTTCTTAAGGGACACTATTATGAGATATGTACTAACGT CAAGATCACACTTGATTGACAGCCCACCAACTTACAATAGTGACTACAATTACAAAAGCTGGGAAGCTTATTCCAATCTTTCCTACTACACAAGAAGCCTTCCACCAGTAGGACTTGACTGCCCAACACCAATGGGTGTTAAAG GTAAGAAAGAGCTCCCGGATTCGAAGCTGATCGTGGAGAAGTTTTTGCTGAGGAGAAAGTTTATTCCCGACCCGCAAGGCACAAACGTGATGTTCACGTTCTTTGCCCAGCACTTCACCCACCAGTTCTTCAAGACGGACCAGAAGCGGGGCCCTGCCTTCACCAGAGCGCTCGGCCACGGG GTTGACTTGAACCACATTTATGGAGAGACTCTGGAGAGACAGCTTAAACTGAGGCTTCGAAAGGATGGAAAGCTAAAATACCAG ATGATCGATGGAGAAATGTACCCGCCGACGGTGCGGGACACGCAGGCAGAGATGCTGTACCCACCCCACGTGCCCGAGCACCTGCGCTTCTCCGTGGGGCAGGAGGTGTTTGGGCTGGTGCCAGGGCTGATGATGTACGCCACGATCTGGCTGCGCGAGCACAACCGCGTCTGCGACGTGCTCAAGCACCAGCACCCCGAGTGGGACGACGAGCAGCTCTTCCAGACCGCCCGGCTCATTCTGATCG GAGAGACAATCAAGATCGTTATAGAGGACTATGTGCAGCACCTGAGTGGGTACCACTTCAAGCTGAAGTTTGACCCCGAGCTGCTGTTCAACCAGAGGTTCCAGTACCAGAACCGCATCGCAGCCGAGTTCAACACCCTGTACCACTGGCACCCACTGCTGCCCGATACCTTCCAGATCCACGACCAGGAATACACCTTCCAGCAGTTCCTCTACAACAACTCCATCATGCTGGAGCACGGACTATCCCATATGGTCAAATCTTTCTCCAAGCAAAGTGCTGGCAGG GTTGCTGGTGGGAAGAATGTTCCTGCTGCAGTACAGAAAGTGGCAAAGGCCTCCATTGACCAAAGCAGGCAGATGAGATACCAGTCCTTGAACGAGTACAGGAAACGCTTCATGCTGAAACCATTCCGATCCTTCGAAGAGCTTACAG gagaaaaagagatggcagcggagctggaggagctgtacgGGGACATCGATGCCATGGAGCTGTACCCAGGCCTGCTGGTGGAGAAGCCCCGGCCTGGGGCCATCTTTGGCGAGACCATGGTGGAGATGGGGGCGCCGTTCTCCCTGAAGGGGCTGATGGGCAACGCCATCTGCTCCCCCGAGTACTGGAAGCCCAGCACCTTCGGGGGCAAGGTGGGCTTCGACATCGTCAACACGGCCTCTCTGCAGAAACTCATCTGCAACAACGTGAAGGGCTGTCCCTTCACTGCCTTCCACATCCTGCCTCCCGAGCCCACCGAGGCCACAATTAACGTTAGTACCTCAAAAACTGCCATGGAAGATATCAACCCCACGCTCCTGCTGAAAGAGCGCTCTGCCGAGCTGTAG